One Sphingopyxis macrogoltabida genomic region harbors:
- a CDS encoding ribose-phosphate pyrophosphokinase, which produces MKLISGNSNLPLARAIADYLELPLTDTSVRRFADEEVFVEIHENVRGQDVFIVQPTNFPANDNLMELLILTDALRRASAKRITAVIPYFGYARQDRKPGPRTPISAKLVANLITTSGADRVLAIDLHAGQIQGFFDIPTDNLYAAPVMSADIQARFGDKNLMVVSPDVGGVVRARALAKRLDNAPLAIVDKRRERAGESEVMNIIGDVSGRFCILIDDIVDSAGTLCNAAAALKAAGAEGVVAYCTHGVLSGGAVARVDASELTELVITDSIQPTDAVNDSNKVRALTVAPLLGEAIKRIADESSVSSLFD; this is translated from the coding sequence ATGAAACTCATCTCCGGCAACAGCAACCTGCCGCTGGCCCGCGCGATCGCGGACTATCTCGAACTGCCGCTCACCGACACCAGCGTGCGTCGCTTCGCCGACGAGGAAGTCTTCGTCGAAATTCACGAAAACGTCCGCGGTCAGGACGTCTTCATCGTCCAGCCGACGAATTTCCCCGCGAACGACAATCTGATGGAGCTCTTGATCCTCACCGACGCGCTGCGCCGCGCCTCGGCGAAGCGTATCACCGCAGTCATCCCCTATTTCGGTTACGCCCGCCAGGACCGCAAACCCGGCCCGCGCACCCCGATCTCGGCCAAGCTCGTCGCCAATCTGATCACCACCTCGGGCGCCGACCGCGTCCTCGCGATCGACCTCCACGCCGGGCAGATTCAGGGCTTCTTCGATATCCCGACCGACAATCTCTATGCGGCGCCGGTGATGAGCGCCGACATCCAGGCGCGGTTCGGCGACAAGAATCTGATGGTCGTGTCGCCCGACGTCGGCGGCGTGGTGCGCGCCCGCGCGCTGGCCAAGCGCCTCGACAACGCCCCGCTCGCGATCGTCGACAAACGCCGCGAGCGCGCCGGCGAATCCGAGGTGATGAACATCATCGGCGACGTGTCGGGCCGCTTCTGCATCCTGATCGACGATATCGTCGATTCGGCGGGCACGTTGTGCAACGCCGCCGCCGCACTGAAGGCCGCGGGCGCCGAGGGCGTCGTCGCTTATTGTACCCATGGCGTCCTGTCGGGCGGCGCGGTCGCTCGCGTCGACGCGAGCGAGCTCACCGAACTGGTGATCACCGATTCGATCCAGCCGACCGACGCGGTCAACGACAGCAACAAGGTGCGCGCGCTGACCGTCGCGCCGCTGCTCGGCGAGGCGATCAAGCGCATCGCCGACGAATCGAGCGTTTCGTCGCTGTTCGACTGA